A portion of the Thermococcus sp. genome contains these proteins:
- a CDS encoding DUF5748 family protein — protein sequence MHFEVVKEFLEDIGADWTEIEGEIHLNPEVFYEVWKYLGQPDLETYVIEDEVVEPGSYDPPEMKYTDAKRIRVKKAYFETLDGKRIVTDYPEFQRIIKEKSP from the coding sequence ATGCACTTTGAGGTGGTGAAAGAGTTTCTGGAAGACATCGGGGCAGATTGGACAGAGATTGAAGGGGAGATTCACCTGAATCCGGAGGTATTCTACGAGGTCTGGAAATACTTGGGTCAGCCAGACCTCGAAACCTACGTAATAGAAGATGAAGTTGTGGAACCCGGATCTTACGACCCGCCCGAGATGAAGTACACAGACGCAAAAAGGATCAGGGTGAAGAAGGCGTACTTTGAGACCCTTGACGGGAAGAGGATCGTCACGGACTACCCGGAGTTTCAGAGGATTATAAAGGAGAAAAGCCCCTGA